From the Candidatus Omnitrophota bacterium genome, the window GGATTTAAGTTTATTGTCGGACAGGGTTGAGTCGGCGAATAAAGGCTGTGAGGGATTCTGGAAGTCGGAGGCGGCCTTAAGGTTCTTGACTTCGGCGCCATATTCTGTTTTTCCGGAAATGTTCCTGACCGTTATGGAGGGCTTGTCCTGTTTTTTCAGGTTTTCTTTATCTTCGGCCGGGATGACGCCCTGCGAAAAGATAACCTCCATCTGGCCAAGGATAGGCGCCTCCGCCTTTTCGGATTCCGGGGAAGCCAGCAGCGCTTTGAAGTCGTTATCGGAAAGTTCGATCTTGCTTGCGGACCTGAGTTTTGCGATCCGGTCCTCAAGTCCTGTATCGCCCGCCGCTTTCAGTTCTTTGAGCGCGGAGAAGAGGGCCCTGATATTTTGCGCGGACTTATCGTATACGGCCGGGTCGATGTCGTAAACATCTCTTATGGAGAGCGCCGCCTCGTTTTTAAGCCTCGCGGTCTTTTCCGCGTCTAATCCGGCATTGAACGAGAAAGCGACCGGGGCGTATATATTCCTGTCCGCGACCTTGCCTACCTGCGGCTGGCCGCCGTAAGGGGTCTTGCCTATGTATATGACCGATACGAGCGCCACACAGGTCATGGCGGCAATAAGCCACCTCACCGTTATCTCCCGCGGCATAGGTTCAGGTCTTTTGAATATATCCATGCGCTGCACCTTATTTGACGTTATATTTCTCGTACGCCTTTATGATGTCCTGCACCAGTTCGTGGCGGACGACATCGTCGCCTGTAAAATATGTGAACTTTATTCCCTCGATCTCTTTCAGGACTTCCTGCGCCTGCAGAAGGCCGACCGCCTTCCCTCCGGGCAGGTCGCTCTGCGTGAGGTCGCCGGTTATTACCGTCTTCGAATCGAAACCGAGCCTTGTCAGGAACATCTTCATCTGTTCGGCGGTCGCATTCTGCGCCTCATCGAGGATCACGAAAGAGTCGTTGAGGGTCCGGCCGCGCATGAACGCGAGCGGGGCCACCTCTATCACTCCTCTTCCCAGGAAACGCTCTACCTTGTCGAGGTCCATCATCTCGTAAAGCGCATCATATAAGGGACGGAGGTACGGAGACACCTTCTCTTCTATATCGCCCGGGAGGAAACCGAGGCTTTCCCCGGCCTCTACCGCGGGCCTGGTCAGGACTATGCGGCTTACGTGGCCGAGCTTTAACGCGTTGATAGCCATGGCCATCGCCAGGTATGTCTTGCCGGTGCCTGCAGGCCCGATCCCGAAGACGATGTCGAATTGCCTTATCGCGTCGACATAATTCTTCTGGCCGGCCGTCTTCGGGGTCACGAATTGCTTTTTCGACATTATCTCTATCTTGTCGAGATAGATGGAGTGGAGGTCGAGGATCGTGTTGTCGCGTAGCGCCTTTACCGCGTAAAGGATCTCATGCTGGTGGATAGGCCGGCCCATCCTGATTATGTCCAGGAGTTGTCCGAACAGCCTCGAGGCCTTCTCGACGTTCCTGCCCTCGCCGCCTATGGTAAGGTTCTCGCCCCGGGCGGTGATCTTAACCTCGAATTCCCCTTCGATCGCCTTGAGGTTTTCGTCATGCCGGCCGAAAAGGACGCGGGCCTCCTCGTCGCTTAAAAGCTTAAAGGTCTTGTCCATATGCCCTTATTTTGTATATTCGTTCCCTTCTGTTTCCGCGCCGGCGTTTGTCTTTGGGACTTTGATCGTCATGCCGGGACGGATCTTATCAGGTGACTTGAGGACGTCTTTGTTGATGTCGTAAAGCTTCTTCCACTTCTTGGTAGTCCCGTATAGCTTCTGCGATATCTTCTGCAGCGTCTCGCCCTTCTGGACCTTATAGTTGACCAGTTCTTCTTTCTTCTCTATCGAGGTGATAGGCCGTTCATCGGACTCTGTCCCGAAATTCGTTGTGGGTTCCGGAGCCGTCGCGGATGTTTCCATTGCTTTTTTCGGCACCCTGTTTTCTCTCTCTATCGCCGGCGCCTCTACCTGGACTTCTATATAGGTCTTTGTGGGTTTCCTTTCGCCTACAGCAGGCGCGGTTCCCATCAGATATCCCTGGTTACCCGCTGAACTTGACAGTTCCTGGTCGACCCTCTCCCTCGTAACCATCTTTGTCGTGACCGAGCATCCGGTCAACGCCGTGATTATGACCGCCAAAGCCAAAAACACAAATAACTTCTTCATTCCCCTCCTCCTTTATTTTTTGAGGTTTAATCCCAGTTCTTTTAATTGTTTTTCCGATACGTCTGAAGGCGCGCCGGTCATGAAACAGACCGCCTTCTGTGTCTTCGGGAACGCTATTACATCCCTTATGCTTTCAGAGCCGGTCATCATGGCTATCAGCCTGTCGAGGCCGGGAGCTATGCCGCCGTGGGGCGGTGCGCCGTATGAAAAGGCATCGAGAAGGAAACCAAACCTTGCCTTTATCTCCTCTTCGCTAAGGCCTATCGCCTTGAATATCTTCAACTGGGTCTCCCTGTTGTGTATCCTTATCGAGCCCGAGCTTATCTCGGTGCCGTTCAATACCAAGTCATACGCCTTAGCCCTGACTTTTTCCGGATGAGTATCGATGAGCCCGATGTCCTCATCATACGGCGCCGTGAAAGGATGGTGTTCCGCTTCCCATCGCTTCTCCTCGTCGTTATATTTAAACCACGGGAATTCCACGACCCAGAGGAAATCGAATTTATTTTTATCTATCAGGCCGTATTTTTCCGCGAGCGCCACCCTGAGGTGAGCGAGGACGTCATTTACGGTCTCCTTCTTGTCGGCGACAGCCAGGATCAGATCGCCTTTCGCGGCGTCCATTTTCTTTAACATCGCCTTCACGCGCCCCTCATCGAAAAATTTCGCGATCGGGCAATCTACGGCGCCGTCGCCTGCCTTGAAATATGCGAGCCCCTTCGCCCCGAGCTTAATAGCCAGCTCTGTAAGCCCGTCTATCTCGCTCCTTGAGATGTCCGCCTTGCCTTTTAAATTCAACGCCTTTATTATCCCGCCTCCGGCGATGACTTTTTCAAAGGTCTGGAATTGGCCGCCCTTTAATGTATCCGTGAGGTCCGAGAGTTCCATGCCGAACCTGGTATCCGGCTTATCGGTGCCGAACCTCTCTATCGACTCGCTGTGCTTTATCCTCGGGAACGGCGTCTTTAGCTCTACGCCTATCCCTTCTTTGAATATGGCCTTTATCAGCCGTTCGGTCAGGCCGAGGATGTCATCGACATCCACAAAAGACATCTCGATATCGAGCTGGGTGAACTCGGGCTGCCTGTCGGCCCTGAGGTCCTCGTCCCTGAAACATTTCGCGATCTGGAAATACCTGTCCATCCCCGCGACCATGAGGATCTGTTTGAATAATTGCGGCGACTGCGGCAGGGCGAAGAATTTCCCTTGGCTTAGCCTGCTCGGCACGAGGTAGTCCCTGGCGCCTTCGGGCGTGGATTTCGTCAATATCGGCGTCTCGACCTCGATGAATCCTTCCGATTCGAGGAAGTTCCTTGTTATGTGGCAGACCTTGTGCCGTATTATCAGCTTATCGCGCGAGGCCTTGCGCCTTAGGTCGATGAACCTGTACGTGAACCTCATCTCCTCGGATACCTGTCCCTCGTCATCTATCTCGAACGGCGGGGTCTGCGCGGTGTTTAGTATCGTAAGTTTTGAAACGGCTATCTCGATCTCTCCGGTCTTTAATTTGGGATTCTCGGTGCCTTTTGGACGGCACGCGACTTCTCCTTCGACCATTATGACGTATTCGCCGCGCAAAGATTCGGCCGCGTCGTGGAGTTCCTTTGATTTAGAGGGATTGAATACGATCTGGGTCAGGCCGTACCTGTCGCGCAGGTCAATGAAGATAAGGCCGCCGTGGTCGCGCCTCCTGTGCACCCAACCGGCCAGGGTGACTTTCTTGCCGAGGTCTTTGGCTGTCAATTCACCGCAGGTGTGCGTCCTGTACATTTATTTGATGAATATCCTTTCCATTTCCGAGGCGAAGCTGCGTTCCGGTACCGCGGTCTGTTCCTTGGTCGACATGTTCCTTAAAGTTATCGTGCGGTTCTTTATCTCGTCATCGCCTATGATAGCGACATATTTCGCGCCGAGCCTGTCCGCCGCGCGCATCTGCGCCTTCAGCGATTTGCCTTCAAAGTCCGCTTCGGCCGAGATGCCCTGCACGCGCAAGGACATGGCGAGGGAAAATCCCAATTTATATGCCTCTTCCCCCATCGTGGCGATGTAAATATTCAAACCCCCGTCAAGTTCCGGGATATCCTGGAGGGACATGACGGACCGTTCCATCCCTATAGCGAAACCACAGGCGCCTTTCGGCTGCCCGCCGAGGTCTGAGACAAGGTTGTCATACCTGCCGCCTGCGCCGATAGCGTCCTGGGCGCCGAGTTTTTTATGGACCACCTCGAAGGTCGTCTTGGTGTAATAGTCGAGGCCCCTTACCAGGTACGGCTCTACCTTGTAATTCATCTTAAGGCCGTCGAGCGCCTTCTTTACCGTTTCGAAATGCGCGCGGCAGTCGGGACAGAGATATTCCCCTGTTCCCTTGAATATCTTTTTTATCTCGCTCCTGCAGGCATCGTTCTTGCAATCGAGGACGCGCAGGATATTTTTTTCGTAACGGGCCTTACAGTCATCGCAAAGGTTATTTATGCGGCTCCCGAGCGCCTGGCGCAGCCCGTCAGAGAGGGCTTCCTTGTCCTTAACGCAGCCCAGGGAGTTTATCTTGATCTCGTAGTTCCTGATATTGAAAGAATCCAGCAATGAGGCCAGCAGGGCTATCACTTCCGCATCAAGGTAAGGGCTGTATGAACCTATCGCCTCGACGCCTATCTGGTGGAATTGGCGCATCCTTCCGGCCTGCGGCCTTTCTGCCCTGAACATCGGGCCCATATAGAAAAGCTTGGCGAACCCCATCTCATTCTCAAGATTGTTCTCGAGATACGCCCTTACCACCGAAGCCGTAGCCTCGGGTCTCAGCGTGATGGAACGCTCGCCCCTGTCGAGGAAGGTGAACATCTGTTTTTCGACGATATCCGTCCCATGTCCCAGCGATCTCACGAACAGGGCAGACTCTTCTATTACAGGCGTGCGGACCTCGCTGTAGCCGAAATGATAGAAGACGGCCCTGGCCTTCTCCTCCAGGATCGTCCATAATCTCGCATCTTTTGGCAGGAGATCTTTAGTCCCCCGCAATGCTTTTAATTGTTCTTTCATATGATATGATTAGGTAGGCGTAAGTCCGCCAACGCCTTATGGCGGATTTATTTAACCTTTTGTTTCATTATGAGCCCCGGCTTAAATACCGCGACCTTCTTTGGCGGAACAGGTACGGTGACGCCGGTCCGCGGATTCCTGCCTGTCCTCCCGCGGCGGGATTTGACCTTGAATATCCCGAAATTCCTCAGCTCAACGGTCTCGGCGGTCGCCAGGGCCTCTACTATGATATCAAGGGTGCGCTGGACCACAAGCTTTACATCGACCTGTTTAAGGCCGGATTCGTTGGCTATTTGCAGCACTATTTCCTTCTTTGTCATACTTTCCTCCTGACGTAAATTATTATATCCATTATAGTTAGTAAATTATCATTTTTGGCTGGGTTTGTCAAGTCTTAAACGAGACGACTCCGTCCCCGAGGAGACTTTCTATCTCCATGGTAAGGGAATCTGACGGCTCTACCTTCAGTTTTTCCTCCACGGATATCTCAAACCGCTTTCCGTCGGACATCTTGAAATGGAGGTATACAGGGGCGGTGCCGGGATGGGATTCAAGGACAGACTTCAGTTTTGTCAGGGCCTGTTCGTCTATGCCCGTATCAAGGTTTATGATAAGTGCTTGTGTGTATTTCTTTTGCAGCTCTTCCAGGGGCATTATGTCGTTAGCCATTATCTTCGGCCGGTCTTCCCTGAGGCTGACCTTGCCTTTGACGCAGACTATGGCATCCTTCTTTATAAATCTCTCGGTATTCGCGAAAGTCTTCGGGAATACGAGGACTTCCGTCTCCCCGGTGAGGTCCTCGATGCTCATTATTGCCATCTTTTCGCTCTTTGCCTTGGTGATGGTGAACTTAAGCTTCGAGATTATCCCGCCCACGTTCACCTCCTCATCCGGCCTCCTCTTTCCCAGGTCTTTTACCTGGCAGGTGGAGTAAGCCCTGATGAGTTTCTCGTATTTCGCGAGCGGGTGGCCGGTTATATAGAAACCCAGCATCTCCTTTTCGAAAGCCAGAAGCTGGCTTTCGTGCCATTCGGGTATCTTAGGGATCTCGTGGTGCTGCCTGCCGGGACGGCCTTTAGCATGGGCGCCGAATTCCTCGAAGAATGTCGATTGCCCGCTCAGGCGCTCCTTGTGCGAGTTCGCGCCGCACTCGAGGCAGTCATCGACCTGCGTAAAGAGCTGGGACCTGTGCAATTTGAATTCGTCGAACGCCCCGCATTTAATGAGGCTTTCGAGGACCTTCCTGTTGGTGAGCCTAAGGTCGACGCGTTCGCAGAAATCGTAGAGGTCCTTGAAATTCCCGCCGTTGTTCCTGGCTGTGACTATCGAATCGATGGCCCCCTGCCCCACGTTCTTTACCGCGCCCAACCCGAACCTTATGGCGACGCCGACGACCGTGAATTTTGAGAAGCTCTCGTTTATGCTCGGCGGGAGTATCTGTATCCCCATCCTTTCCGACTCGTCTATGTAGAAGGCGACCTTGTCGATGTTGTCGCGCTCCGAGGTCATCAGCGCGGTCATGAATTCAACCGGGTAATTCGCCTTGAGATAGGCGGTCCGGTAAGAGATGAGCGCGTAAGCCGTCGAGTGCGACTTGTTGAAACCGTAACCCGCGAAATATTCGATGAAGTTGAATATCTTCTCGGCGGTCCTCTTGTCGATGCTTTTTTTCGCCGAACCCTCGAGGAACTTGGATTTCGCCTGCTCCATCTCCTCGGGGATCTTCTTGCCCATCGCGCGCCGGAGCGAATCGGCCTGTGACATCGTGAACCCGGCGAGGTCCGAGGCGATGCGCATGACCTGTTCCTGGTACACTATCGTGCCGTATGTCTCCTTGAGGATCGGCTCGAGGAGTATATGGTCGTATTTTATCGGCGCGAGGCCGTGTTTCCTTTTTATGAAGTCCTCGACCATCCCGGTGCCTATGGGCCCCGGGCGGTAGAGCGCGAGTATGGCGATTATATCCTCGAAATTCGTGGGCTTGAGCTTCCTGAGTATGTCGCGCATCCCCGAGCTCTCAAGCTGGAAGATGCCGAGCGACTCCGCGTTCGAGAGGAGCTCGTACGTCTTGGGGTCGTCGAGCGGCATGTTGTTGAAATCGATCGTGACGCCCTTGGTCCTCTTGATTATCTTTACGGTCTCGTCGATGACCGTTAGCGTTCGCAGCCCGAGGAAGTCCATCTTCAGCAAGCCTATCTTTTCGAGCGACTTCATCTCGAAGCCGGTCGATATCTGGCCTTCATTCGCCTTGAACAGCGGTATGTAGTCGGTCAGCGGCCGGTCCGATATCACTACGCCGGCGGCATGCGTAGACGCGTGGCGGGTCAGCCCCTCGAGTTCCGTGGATACCTCGATCAGCTGCCGTATCTGCGGGTCGCTCTTGTAGAGGTTGCGCAGTTCGGGTTCGAGTTTCAGCGCCCGCTCAAGGGTTATGTCCAATTCCTGCGGGACGAGTTTAGCTATCCGGTCGACATCACTATAGCTTATGCCCATGACCCGGCCGACGTCCCTTATGACGGCGCGCGCCTGCATCGTCCCGAAAGTTATGACCTGCGCCACGTTCTCCTTGGAATATTTCTGCGTGACGTAATCGATGACCTCGCTCCTTCTCTCGTAGCAGAAGTCTATATCGATATCCGGCAGGCTCACGCGGTCCGGGTTAAGGAAACGCTCGAAGATAAGGTCGTATTTTATCGGGTCGAGGTCGGTTATGCCGAGGGAATAGCTGACGACGCTTCCCGCCGCGGAACCCCTTCCCGGGCCTACGGGTATGCCTTTCGATTTCGCGTAATTTATAAAATCCCACGCGATCAGGAAGTAACTGGTGAAGCCGGTCTTTTTAATGATGTTGAGCTCGTGTTCGACCCTGTCCTCTATGGCCTTGTCTACGGCGGGGTAACGCCTCTTTAGCCCGGCCTCCACGAGTTCCCTCAGGTAATCCTCGCGGTTCTTCCCGTCTGGCGGGTCAAACTGCGGCAGGTGCGTCTTGTTAAAATCGAGTTCAAGGTTGCATTTCTCGGCTATCTCTATCGTGGAATTTACCGCCTGGGGCACATCCTCGAACATCTCCTTGAAGTCCTCGGTTGATTTGAAATAGAACTCGTCGGTCGAGAACTTCATGTGGTCGGGGTCGTTTAAAGTCGATTGGGTCTGGATGCAGAGGAGCCCCTCATGGGCCCGCGCAGATTTTTTCCTAAGGTAATGGACATCGCCGGTGGCGACCAGCGGGATCTCGAGCTCTTTCGCGAGTTTCAATAACCCTGCGTTGGCGATCTCCTGTTCGGGGATCAGGTTCTTCTGGATCTCGAGATAATAGTTTCCCGCGCCGAAAATCTCTTTATACTGCGCGGCGACGAGTTTCGCCTCCTCGAACTTGCCCCTTACTATGAGGTACGGGACCTCGCCCTGGAGGCAGGCGGATTGGGCGATGAGGCCTTTGGAATATTTGGCGAGGAGTTCCTTGTCGACGCGCGGCTTGTAATAGAAACCTTCGAGATAACCGGCCGAGACGAGTTTCATCAGGTTGCGGTAGCCTTCCTCGTCCTTGGCCAGGAGTATCAGGTGATACGACGCCTCTTGGTTTACCGGAGTCGACCTGTCGAAACGCGAGCCCGGCGCGACATAGACTTCGCACCCGATTATCGGCTTTATCCCGTTCTTCATAGCTTCGGAATAGAATTCTATCGCGCCGAACATATTGCCGTGGTCGGTGATGGCCACCGCCGGCATCTTGTATTCCTTGGCTAACGCGATGAGTTCGGGGATCTTGCAAGCGCCGTCCAGAAGGCTGAATTGCGTGTGGACATGAAGATGGACAAAATGTGAGTGCTGCATGTTATTCCCACTCGATGGTGGAAGGCGGCTTTGAACTGATGTCGTAGACGACGCGGTTGACTCCCCTCACCTCGTTTATTATCCTGTTGGATATCTTCTCCAGCAGGTCATAAGGCAGGCGCGCCCAATCGGCGGTCATCCCGTCGGCGCTCGTCACGGCCCGCAGGGCGATGACGTTCTCGTAAGTCCTCTCGTCCCCCATTACGCCCACCGTCTTTATCGGGAGCAGCACTGCGAACGACTGCCATACCCCCCTGTAAAATCCCGCCTTCTTGATCTCTTCTATCACCGCGACGTCGGCCTCGCGCAGGATATCGAGGCGTTCCTTAGTTACGTCGCCTATGATCCTTATGGCCAGTCCGGGCCCGGGGAACGGCTGGCGCAAGACAATCTCGTCCGAAAGCCCCATCGCCTTCCCGACCTGCCTGACCTCGTCTTTGAATAATTCACGAAGCGGTTCGACAAGCTTTAGTTTCATCTTCAGCGGCAGGCCGCCGACATTGTGGTGCGACTTGATGGTCGCCGAAGGGCCGCCGAACGCGGACTTCGATTCGATGACGTCGGGATACAATGTCCCCTGCGCAAGGAATCCTATCTTCCCGAGTTTCTTCGCCTCTTCCTCGAATACGCGGATGAACTCATGTCCGATTATCTTGCGTTTCTTTTCAGGGTCGACGACCCCTTTCAGTTTTTTGAGGAACCGCGACTCGGCGTTCACGTATTTCAGGTTGATGTGGAAATGTTTTTTGAAAGTCTTGACTACTCGTTCGGCCTCGCCCTTCCTCAGGACGCCGTTATTGATGAATATGCAAAATAGCCGTTTGCCTATCGCCTTATTGATGAGGACGGCGGCGACGGACGAATCTACTCCGCCGGAGAGGCCGCAGACGACCTTTTCTTTTCCCACCACATCCCTTATATTTTTGACGGTATCGTCTATGAAGGACTGCATCGTCCAGTTCCCCCGGCACCTGCAGATATCGCACAGGAAATTCGCGATTATCCTGCTGCCCTTGGGGGTATGGGCGACCTCGGGATGGAATTGGACGCCGTAGAGATGCCTTGCCTTGTCAGCTATAGAGGCAAATTCGGTATTATAGGTATGGCCGATCTTGTTGAAGCCGGGGGGCAGCCGCGAGACGTAATCGCCATGGCTCATCCAGCTGATTATTTTATTATCGAGCCCGGAAAAGAGGCCCTCGAAATCATCTATAAGGAATTCGGCGTGCCCGTATTCGCGTTTCCCTGCCTTGGTAACTTTACCGCCGAGCATATGAGCCATAGCCTGCATGCCGTAGCATATGCCCAGGACAG encodes:
- a CDS encoding PhoH family protein, with translation MDKTFKLLSDEEARVLFGRHDENLKAIEGEFEVKITARGENLTIGGEGRNVEKASRLFGQLLDIIRMGRPIHQHEILYAVKALRDNTILDLHSIYLDKIEIMSKKQFVTPKTAGQKNYVDAIRQFDIVFGIGPAGTGKTYLAMAMAINALKLGHVSRIVLTRPAVEAGESLGFLPGDIEEKVSPYLRPLYDALYEMMDLDKVERFLGRGVIEVAPLAFMRGRTLNDSFVILDEAQNATAEQMKMFLTRLGFDSKTVITGDLTQSDLPGGKAVGLLQAQEVLKEIEGIKFTYFTGDDVVRHELVQDIIKAYEKYNVK
- a CDS encoding LysM peptidoglycan-binding domain-containing protein, whose amino-acid sequence is MKKLFVFLALAVIITALTGCSVTTKMVTRERVDQELSSSAGNQGYLMGTAPAVGERKPTKTYIEVQVEAPAIERENRVPKKAMETSATAPEPTTNFGTESDERPITSIEKKEELVNYKVQKGETLQKISQKLYGTTKKWKKLYDINKDVLKSPDKIRPGMTIKVPKTNAGAETEGNEYTK
- the aspS gene encoding aspartate--tRNA ligase; this encodes MYRTHTCGELTAKDLGKKVTLAGWVHRRRDHGGLIFIDLRDRYGLTQIVFNPSKSKELHDAAESLRGEYVIMVEGEVACRPKGTENPKLKTGEIEIAVSKLTILNTAQTPPFEIDDEGQVSEEMRFTYRFIDLRRKASRDKLIIRHKVCHITRNFLESEGFIEVETPILTKSTPEGARDYLVPSRLSQGKFFALPQSPQLFKQILMVAGMDRYFQIAKCFRDEDLRADRQPEFTQLDIEMSFVDVDDILGLTERLIKAIFKEGIGVELKTPFPRIKHSESIERFGTDKPDTRFGMELSDLTDTLKGGQFQTFEKVIAGGGIIKALNLKGKADISRSEIDGLTELAIKLGAKGLAYFKAGDGAVDCPIAKFFDEGRVKAMLKKMDAAKGDLILAVADKKETVNDVLAHLRVALAEKYGLIDKNKFDFLWVVEFPWFKYNDEEKRWEAEHHPFTAPYDEDIGLIDTHPEKVRAKAYDLVLNGTEISSGSIRIHNRETQLKIFKAIGLSEEEIKARFGFLLDAFSYGAPPHGGIAPGLDRLIAMMTGSESIRDVIAFPKTQKAVCFMTGAPSDVSEKQLKELGLNLKK
- the hisS gene encoding histidine--tRNA ligase; amino-acid sequence: MKEQLKALRGTKDLLPKDARLWTILEEKARAVFYHFGYSEVRTPVIEESALFVRSLGHGTDIVEKQMFTFLDRGERSITLRPEATASVVRAYLENNLENEMGFAKLFYMGPMFRAERPQAGRMRQFHQIGVEAIGSYSPYLDAEVIALLASLLDSFNIRNYEIKINSLGCVKDKEALSDGLRQALGSRINNLCDDCKARYEKNILRVLDCKNDACRSEIKKIFKGTGEYLCPDCRAHFETVKKALDGLKMNYKVEPYLVRGLDYYTKTTFEVVHKKLGAQDAIGAGGRYDNLVSDLGGQPKGACGFAIGMERSVMSLQDIPELDGGLNIYIATMGEEAYKLGFSLAMSLRVQGISAEADFEGKSLKAQMRAADRLGAKYVAIIGDDEIKNRTITLRNMSTKEQTAVPERSFASEMERIFIK
- a CDS encoding DNA polymerase III subunit alpha; protein product: MQHSHFVHLHVHTQFSLLDGACKIPELIALAKEYKMPAVAITDHGNMFGAIEFYSEAMKNGIKPIIGCEVYVAPGSRFDRSTPVNQEASYHLILLAKDEEGYRNLMKLVSAGYLEGFYYKPRVDKELLAKYSKGLIAQSACLQGEVPYLIVRGKFEEAKLVAAQYKEIFGAGNYYLEIQKNLIPEQEIANAGLLKLAKELEIPLVATGDVHYLRKKSARAHEGLLCIQTQSTLNDPDHMKFSTDEFYFKSTEDFKEMFEDVPQAVNSTIEIAEKCNLELDFNKTHLPQFDPPDGKNREDYLRELVEAGLKRRYPAVDKAIEDRVEHELNIIKKTGFTSYFLIAWDFINYAKSKGIPVGPGRGSAAGSVVSYSLGITDLDPIKYDLIFERFLNPDRVSLPDIDIDFCYERRSEVIDYVTQKYSKENVAQVITFGTMQARAVIRDVGRVMGISYSDVDRIAKLVPQELDITLERALKLEPELRNLYKSDPQIRQLIEVSTELEGLTRHASTHAAGVVISDRPLTDYIPLFKANEGQISTGFEMKSLEKIGLLKMDFLGLRTLTVIDETVKIIKRTKGVTIDFNNMPLDDPKTYELLSNAESLGIFQLESSGMRDILRKLKPTNFEDIIAILALYRPGPIGTGMVEDFIKRKHGLAPIKYDHILLEPILKETYGTIVYQEQVMRIASDLAGFTMSQADSLRRAMGKKIPEEMEQAKSKFLEGSAKKSIDKRTAEKIFNFIEYFAGYGFNKSHSTAYALISYRTAYLKANYPVEFMTALMTSERDNIDKVAFYIDESERMGIQILPPSINESFSKFTVVGVAIRFGLGAVKNVGQGAIDSIVTARNNGGNFKDLYDFCERVDLRLTNRKVLESLIKCGAFDEFKLHRSQLFTQVDDCLECGANSHKERLSGQSTFFEEFGAHAKGRPGRQHHEIPKIPEWHESQLLAFEKEMLGFYITGHPLAKYEKLIRAYSTCQVKDLGKRRPDEEVNVGGIISKLKFTITKAKSEKMAIMSIEDLTGETEVLVFPKTFANTERFIKKDAIVCVKGKVSLREDRPKIMANDIMPLEELQKKYTQALIINLDTGIDEQALTKLKSVLESHPGTAPVYLHFKMSDGKRFEISVEEKLKVEPSDSLTMEIESLLGDGVVSFKT
- the guaA gene encoding glutamine-hydrolyzing GMP synthase encodes the protein MPQHEVVLVLDFGSQYNQLIARRVRENKVFSRIVPHDITAEEIRKLNPKGLILSGGPASIYGARAPKPNKEIFELGIPVLGICYGMQAMAHMLGGKVTKAGKREYGHAEFLIDDFEGLFSGLDNKIISWMSHGDYVSRLPPGFNKIGHTYNTEFASIADKARHLYGVQFHPEVAHTPKGSRIIANFLCDICRCRGNWTMQSFIDDTVKNIRDVVGKEKVVCGLSGGVDSSVAAVLINKAIGKRLFCIFINNGVLRKGEAERVVKTFKKHFHINLKYVNAESRFLKKLKGVVDPEKKRKIIGHEFIRVFEEEAKKLGKIGFLAQGTLYPDVIESKSAFGGPSATIKSHHNVGGLPLKMKLKLVEPLRELFKDEVRQVGKAMGLSDEIVLRQPFPGPGLAIRIIGDVTKERLDILREADVAVIEEIKKAGFYRGVWQSFAVLLPIKTVGVMGDERTYENVIALRAVTSADGMTADWARLPYDLLEKISNRIINEVRGVNRVVYDISSKPPSTIEWE